AAAGATGTCGCAATTCCTTATGAAATAGGAACAACCCAAAAAGGCTACTTCCAGTACAGTGTAGATGAAGATTGGATTAAAGTGACTCCAACTGAAAACTCTGTATTTGAAATGAATTTTACGAACAAAGAAGGGTACAATGTTCCAATTGTCCTTATCTTTAAGTACAATGAAAAAAAGAACGATATCGATCAGATTTATCAAAGTGTGGATGAGAACACGCTTGCTGCTGAATCAGAACTTAAAGGGATGAATCCATTTTATATTGGTCTAAAAAAAGGTGAAACCTACTTTTTCCGTATAGCTGATGCATTATTCAGACCTAACTTTGATCCATATGAGTTCAAGATTTCACCAGCATTTAGCAACGCTAATGATGCTTACGAAAACAATGACACGTTTAATACAGCAAAGACAATATCTACTGATCCAATTAAAGGAAGCCTATCGTCAAGCGGGGATATCGATACCTTCTATTTCAAACCAGATAAAACCGCTGTATACAGTGCTATTGTTCAACCAGGTGCACTCCCTGAAGAATACAGTAAAGCACCTGATGAATTGAAACGACCTCTAGATTCCACGCTTCTTATATACGAAGATACAAATGGAAATGGAAAACTAGAAGAAGACGAAGAAGGTAACCTTCGTATCGTTGAATACTCCTATGATAATCAACCAGAAATCGGCTCATTCCGTGCTGAAAATGGTAGAGGCTACTTCTTTAAGATTCTAAACTACTATAAAATGGTTACAACTCTTATTCCTTACACGTTTACTGTAAAAGAAGCACCGGAGAAAGATGAGGACGCTGGATCTGTATTGAAAAATAATGTTCCTACCAAGCCAGTTACCTTAGAAAGCTCTAATGAAGAATATACACAATCTGGTTACATTAACATGGCAGAAGGAAAGGGTGATACCGACTATTACAAATTCATTCAAAAGACGAACGGTAAACGCACCATCAAGCTAGAAGTACCATTTGACTTTGACGGAATCGTGACAGTCTACGACTCAAAAGGAACACAAATCGCAAAATCTGATCACTATGACAAGGCTGACTACGAAATCTTACAGGTTGCTCTCAAAAAAGGAACCTACTACATGAAAGTAGAAGAATTAAGGGGAAATGCAAGTGCATTGCCGTATAAATTAACAGTTAAATAATGAGGTCTTGAGGCTGTCGACTATTTTCGACAGCTTTTTTGAATGCCAGGATTCCATGAGAGATTCGGGATTTATAGCAGCCCAAGAGTACATGACGATTTGGTTGAATGGGGTTATATCATTTCTCAAAAAACAGTAGCTCGCATTATGAAAGAATTGGGCTTTAAAGCTACACCAAAAGAAAAGTTTGTGGTTACAACTGATTCAAATCATGATTTATATATTTATCCTAATCTTCTTGATCGTCAATTTAGCGTAGAAGAACCCAATCAAGTTTGGGTATCTGATATTACGTACATTTGGACGCTTGAAGGATGGGCTTATTTATCATCCGTTATGGATTTATATTCTAGGAAAATTTTAGGATGGAGTCTTGCATCACATATGAAGAAACTGCTAATTACGATTATCAGAGCACTTTAATGAACACTGAACGACATGGTAGGATAGGTGAATCGTCCGCATGGAAACGAACATTAAAAAGATTCGTGTTTGTATAATAGAACACATTAAGCGATATCAAGTTAGGAAACCAAGTACAACCTACCGTAAGGTAGAAATGCTCCCTTCTACACGACTAGTTTAAGAAAAAAATGAATTCGACCACACATATTAGATATGTCTAAAATGAGCGGTCTTTTTAATATCAACTGTTTCACTAATCTAACCTAAATATAATGTCTCGCAGACTCTTGCTAATTGATGTGCTGATTATACAGTTACTTTGCATTCCAGAACGGGCGAAATCGTTATATATCAACAAATAAAAGAAGTCCAATTCATATGCGAATTGGACTTCCGATTGTATTGCTATTTTTAATTTTGTACTCCAAAACCGAACACGTTAGATTAGATTGTGGTCCTTTTTATTTTGAAGTTAAACTGGATGGTATAAAAAGTGTCCAATTGGATGGTAATAAAATTTATAAATCCTTTATTATGGAGAAGTAGATTTTATTAATGTTGAAACTAAAATAATAAAGTAATGTAAAAAATGTTTCTGATTCACCATTATCTATTCACCTTAAATAGCTTATATGTTAATAACTTAATGATCGCTTGGAGGAAAGGGCTGTGAATATAATCAATCATATTAAGCATCGAAAAGCATTAGATCTTGTTAAACCTTATATACCAGGAAAACCCTTGTGGGAAGTACAAAAGGAATTACGATTGGCAAGAGTGATTAAATTAGCCTCAAATGAGAATCCCATCGGAGCGTCACCTAATGCCCTTGAGGTAATATCTAATAGTCTTACTAGGCTAAATCGTTATCCTGATGCACATGCAGTTGAGTTGAAGGCGGCTATTGCTTCCAACCTATCACTGACCACTAAGCAATTAATTATTACAAATGGGGCAGATGAATTAATTACCTTAATTTCAGAAACCTATCTTGAAGCAGAAGATGAAATTATCGTCCCTTCCCCATCTTTTAGTGAATATGATTTCGGTGCCCATTTGATGGGGGCAAAAGTTGTACCTGTTCCTCTGGACAATGAATACCAATTTAATATTGATTTGATTTTATCGGCTGTAACAGATCGTACTAAATTGGTATATATCTGTTCACCAAATAATCCGACAGGGACTTATTTACCAAAATCAAAGTTAGAAGAATTGCTTCAATCCCTGCCTAATCATATTTTAGTAGTTTTTGATAGTGCATATAGTCATTTTGCAACCAATGAAGATTACACGAATGGCCTGGAATATGTTCGTTCTGGTTATCCAATTATTGTTTTACAAACTTTTTCTAAAATTTTTGGACTTGCTGGTTTAAGGGTAGGATTTGGTGTAGCACCAGAAAATATTATTCAAAGCATCGTTCGTGTAAAAGAGCCTTTTAATGTCAATAGTTTGGCACAGGTCGCTGCAGCTGCAGCAATCATGGAC
This genomic stretch from Neobacillus niacini harbors:
- a CDS encoding DDE-type integrase/transposase/recombinase, producing MPGFHERFGIYSSPRVHDDLVEWGYIISQKTVARIMKELGFKATPKEKFVVTTDSNHDLYIYPNLLDRQFSVEEPNQVWVSDITYIWTLEGWAYLSSVMDLYSRKILGWSLASHMKKLLITIIRAL
- the hisC gene encoding histidinol-phosphate transaminase; this translates as MNIINHIKHRKALDLVKPYIPGKPLWEVQKELRLARVIKLASNENPIGASPNALEVISNSLTRLNRYPDAHAVELKAAIASNLSLTTKQLIITNGADELITLISETYLEAEDEIIVPSPSFSEYDFGAHLMGAKVVPVPLDNEYQFNIDLILSAVTDRTKLVYICSPNNPTGTYLPKSKLEELLQSLPNHILVVFDSAYSHFATNEDYTNGLEYVRSGYPIIVLQTFSKIFGLAGLRVGFGVAPENIIQSIVRVKEPFNVNSLAQVAAAAAIMDEEHVEKSKQVNTAGRQQLYKAFRELGLEFIESMSNFILVKFGHNANEIYQQLLCQGVIVRYGDTWGMPQHLRISVGTADENTILIEEICSIMKRQLIHFKGEIK